The segment GAGCGCGGCGATGTCTTTCTTGACCGGCCCGGCGCCGCCTGTCAGCTGGGCGCTGCCGGAGCTGGAGCCGCCGACAAGCGCCTCCGGCACTCCCAGGGGCGGCTGGAGATACTGCAGCCGATAGACCCGCACGACCGGGCCGGGCGGCGGCGGCGTGAGCTGCGCAATGGGCTGGACGATCAGTGTCTCGCCGACGCGCCGGTACCCGAGTCTGTTGGCATCCAGCAAGTAGCGAAATGCCTCGTCGCAGGTGACGTTGACAAGGTGCACGGTCACCTTCTGCCCGCTCACGGACGAATCCGTGACCACGTTGATGCCGCACAGGCGCGCGAGCGCGTCGATGACATCGCCGAGTTGCGCGTCGCGCAGATCCAGGGTCAACGTCCGGCCGCCGGTGCCGCTCGGCTGCGGGGCGACCATGATCCCGGGTACTCCGGCAGGGGGCGCATTGCTCGGCGCCTGCGCAACGATCCCCCGCGCGCCGGTCGTCCCCGCGCCGGTGGGCCGCTCAGGGCCTGTCGCGGCCGAGCCGGCGTCGAGGGGGGCCGGCGTCGCGGCCGCATCACTCCAGGGACTCGCGGCGGGTCCATGCGCCTGAGGTAGCTCCAGCCGGGCGACTATCACGCCCGGCGAGGACTGCCGGATAGACCAGCGGACCGGCTTCGCGAGGTCGATGACGATCCGCGTCACCGGGGGTGCGTCGGTGAGCTGACTGACGCGGACGGCCTGGAGCGCGCCGATCTCGACCGGTTGCGCAGCCCAGGTGACCCCGTTCTTCGTGTCAGGGAGATCAATCACATACCGTACCGGGTCGCTGAGCACCCCGGTGCGGTATTGAATTGGTCCGGTCGCTTCGATGCCGACCTCCACTGCGCCGGCTTCCACCACCGTCCGGATCCGCTGGATGGTGGCCGGATCAGCGGCGGTGCCCGCGAGCGCCCCGGCCGGCAGGGCGGTGCACAGAAGGGCCAGGGCCCCGGCCCACGCGGTCAGGCGAAGCCGGACCGTCGGTCCGAGGATCGGTCGAGCCGGTCTCATTGAGTCGTCCCCCCTCCAAGGTGAAGCTGCCATGATTGGTTGTTCCAGCCGAGCGTCACACTGCTGTCGACCGCATCAACGGCGAGAACGCGCACGCCGGATCCGAGAGGGTCTCCGGGACCGACGATGTAGGAGCCCCCGCCGTCACTGAGGATGGCCAGCGCCGTCGGACCGTACACGATCCCGGTAAGATGCCACTGGGCCCGAGGCCCGGCGGAGTCGGGCGCCGCGGGGCCGCCGGGACCGGCCGCCCCGGATCCTCGCATACCCGGCACCGCCAGCGGCGACAACGGCGGCACGGGAGGCAGCGCTGCGACGCCACCCGGCGTGGTCCCGCCGGGCGAGGCCGACGACGGAGAAACCAGCGGAGAAAACGGATCAGGCCGCCCCGCACCCGGCGGCGGAGGGCTCGACCGCTCCGGCGCTGCTGCGCCTCGCGGGGCGGCGCCGCCCGCGGCCGGCTGACCAGCCTGCGGTTGCCCGCCTGACGCACCGCTCGACGCGTGGGCGCTCGGCGAAGCGGGCGACCCGCTTGGGGACGGGGCGGCGGCGGGGCGGGTCACCGACGGCACGGTCGCCGCCGGGGCCCCCGTGGGGCCGATGCCCTCCACGATCTTCCACACGGTGAAGGCCACGACTGCCAGCGCGATGATCGCGACCGCGATCAGATGCTTCTCGACAAAACGGCGGAGGCGCGCCACGTCAATGCCCTCCCTGCAGGGCCTGTTCGGCCGGGATGCCGAGCGTGTAGATCTCCGCCTTGATCGACACGCCGAGCTTGGGGAAAATCTGCGGCGTGAGCGAGATCGAGTCCACGATCACGAGTCGGGGAAAGCTCCGAAGTCCCCGAAGATACTCCACGGTCTGCGCAAAGGTCCCGGTCACCGTGATGTCGACCGGCACCGACGAATAGGCGGTCGCCCGGGTCGGAGGTTGCCCCGGGGCCGGCCGTTGAACTCGGCTTCCGGTCTGCGGCGCCGGACTCCCGGTCGACGGCGCGGTCACGGGCGTCAGGGAGCCGGGACGGATGCTCTGAAACGTCACGCCGACCCGCTGCGTGAACTGCTCCATGGCCGTCAGCAGCGCGGGGATCTCCTCGCGCAGCGGCAGCTTCTGCTCCACGGTCGCGATGTAGGTGCGGATGCGGTCGTACTCCGCGCGGTCCTGTTCCGCGCGCGCGATGACCCGTTCGTCCCGGGCCAGCTCTGCGGCGGCGGCGTCGCGCGCCGTGACCAGGGTCTCATACTGGGCCTGCTGCGGATCGTAGATGAGGTACTTGAAGACGATCCCGCCCAGCAGGACGATGGCGACGATGAGCATGAGACGTTCGCGGCGACTGATCATCGGGACGGCTCCTTGGTGGCCGGCTTCGTCGCCGGACCGGCCGGCGTGGTCGCGGAGGGCAGGGGGCGCATACTGAGCGACAATCCAAACTGGACGGCCGATGCCGTACCCACGGCGGTGCGTTGGGCCGCCTGCAGACTGACGTCGCTGTAGAATGGCGAACCGCCGAGCGCCGTCATGAACCGCGCCACCGCATCGAACGAGAGAGCCGACCCCTGCAACGCCAGCGACAGCCCGCCGCTGCTGTTCACCGCGGCGGTGGCAAGCCAGGCGTCACGCGGCGTGCGGCCGGCGAGATCCGTGAGCATCTCGGGCCACGGCACCTGTCGAGCCTCGAGCGATTGGAGCAGACTCTCCCGGGCCTTGAGATCCGCGATCGTGGCCTCGAGCGCGAGCACCTCGGCGGCCTGCCGGCGGGCCACTACCAGCTTCTGGTTGATCGCCGCCGTTTGTGCCGCCACCTGACGGTTCCGCCAGAGGGCCCACGAATACGACCCGGCCAGCGCGCCGATCACGAGCAGGGCAACCAACACGACGCCCGATTCCGGAATAAGCCGCCGGCGACTGCGCTGCGGCAGCAGGTTGATGCGGATCATTCGTCCACTCCTCTCCGCGCCAGCCCGGCGGCGACGGCGTATGCCGCGCCCGGCTCAGGCCCCCCGCCGTCCGGCGGTCCGCCGAGATCGGCGAATGGGTCGCCCAGCGTCACCGGCATGTCGAGCGCAGTGGTCAGCGAGGCGGTGATTCCCGGCAGTGCGGCGCCGCCGCCGGTCACGACGACGCGGTCCGGGACAACGGCGCGGTACCGGCCGCCGTAGTACTCGAGCGACCGGCGGATTTCCGTGACCAGCGAGGCGAGGCTGTCGTCGAGCGCCTCGCGCAGACCGGGCGGCCCTCCCTCCCCGGCCGCGGCGAGGCGCGTCAGCAGCGCGCTCGGCGCTTCGCCGGCCGCATCCAGCTGCGATGCCATGGTTTCCAGAAGTTGCGTCGCGCCGAACGCCACGGTGCGAATGACGCGCGGCGCCTCACCCTCGGCGACCAGAATCATCGTCACGCTCGAACCCAGATGAATGCACGCCGTGACGTGCTCGGAGGGGGCATGGCTCGTCACCGCGCGCGCGACCGCCAGCGGCTCGACCTCCAAGACCGCGGGTTCGAGCCCGGCGGCCTGGAGGGCGGCCGCGTGCTGGTGCAGCACGTCGGTGCGGGCCGCCACCACGAGGACGTCCGTCCGGCTGTTGCCGTTGTCGCGGCTCTCACCCAGCACGACGGAGTCGAACGTGACCTCGGCGATCGGGTAAGGCAGATACCGCTCCACCTCGAAGCGCGCGGCCTGCCGGATCTCCTCGGGCGGCAGCGGCGGCATGCGGACCTCCCGCATCAGGGCGACCTGGCCGTTCACCGCGGCCACCGCCCGGCGCGTGCGGATCCCGGCGCGCTGGACGAGCTCGCGCAGCGCCCGGCCGATCGCCTGCGGATCGGTGATGCGTCCCTCTTCCATCGTGCCGGCCGGCGTGGGGGTCGATGCGGCCGCGCGCACCGCCATCCCGCTCCTCCCGGCCGTCCCATTGGCGTCGCCCGAGATCTCGACGATCTTGATCGCGGCGCTGCCGATATCCACTCCGAGCGCCCCACTGTGCCGTGCCATCGTCTCACGTCCTCTCGCCAAGCCTCACGGCGCTGCCGCCGGCCGGTCCTGCCACGTGACGTCCGAAAACGTGTAGAACTGCGAATTCAGCACTACGTCAGTGTTGTTGCCTCCGCAGAAGTTTACAGTGCCCAAATCGTCGAGTTGGTTGACCTGGGCGCTGCTGGAGGCGTTGTTCGCCGAGAAAATGCCGCCCTGGATCGCGACGTTGCCGTGGCTGAACACGTTCCCCGGCGTGTAGATGTATCCGGTGAACTTGAAGCCCGCCTGCAGATCGACGTCGCCGGTGGCCATGATGACGCCCCAGTTGTAGTTGTCGAACTGGGTGCTGCAACTCGTGTTGCCGCTGGTGATGGAGCCGAAGAGCTGCGTCGGCGTGCCGCCGGGCGCGCCGTTGTCGATCACGAGGAACTCGGGATTGGACTTTGTCCCGCTAAAGGTGGTGCTCCCCGCCACAGTCGGCGGATTGGCGCACGTCTTCCCGTCGCCCGACGTATTGTAAAAGGCGTTGATGCCCGGGGAAATGTTCGTGTTGCAGGCGAGCGAGAGCGGCTGGATGACGGGGATCAACGGGATGTACCGGACGCCGTTCTCGTTGCCCGCGTTGGCGCACGGCGCGGTGCACGACGACGCCTGGAAGAACGTCCGCGCCGCTCCCCGCGTCAGATCGTCCTGCACGAGATCCCAATCGAGGTACCGCATCGTCGCACCGGTCTGGCCGTAGAAGCGGCCGGCGCCGCACGACAACGGCGACCCGGACGGCAGCGCGACCGTGCTCCCGGTCACGCAGAACGCCTGTTGCGCGACCACCAGCAGGACCTTGCCGCTGCCGGAGGCACTCCAGTACGACGGCGTGTACGACACCGGCGAATAGTTGGTGATGACCGCCCCATCCGTTTGTGCCGGAACGATCGTCATGTTGAACGTACCGGCGCACAAGTTAGGGTAGCACTGATTGATGATGGCCCTGAAGTCGGCCCCCGACATGGCGAGCGGCGTCATCGGGTGCCAATTGACCGGCAGCGTGTTGTTGCCGCTGTCGACGGCGCGGCCGCCCTGGGTGGTACAGCCCGTCGGAGCAACTTCCGCGGTCGAGTTGTTGGCGCACTCGTACTTGTAGGGGGTGGTCGGGCAGTTACCGGGAGTCCCGGTGAAGTCACAGATCGTCGTCCCCGCCAGGACCTGCGGGCCGGTCAGGGTGGTCGCCGTCGCCCCGGATCCTGGCGCCGGAGACTTGGCGTACGACTGGAACTGGATCGACGTGTCCGCGTACGTATCCCCGACGATGGGGGACGCATTGCCCTGAAACGTCACCTGGGGACCGATGATGACGTCGCCGAATCCGCTCTTGACCCTCGCCAGCACGAGGACGCGCGTCGCGCGCGACGCCGAGTTGATCGTGCCGAGCGACAGAATCGGAAAGATCGCGCTGTTGCTGGCGAGCGGCGATTGGTACACGACGGTGTTGGGGTTCGGGGTCGAGGTGCTGCTCCCGCACACCGCGGTCGCCATGCTGTTCACGAAGCACGTCGTTCCCGGCGTTGCGCCAAACAAGGCAAGCCGTTTGACCCCTTCCCGGACCCCGGCCTCGGCGAGATCGAACGCCAGCGTGCTGTTGCGGCTGTACCCGCCGAAATTGAGCTCGCCCAGGTTCAGCATCTGGAATCCGAACAGGAAGAGGCCCATGATCGTGATCATGATCACGGCGATGATGAGCGCGGTGCCCCGTTCCGAGGCAAGCGCCCGGCGCATAGCGGCGGTTCGGCCGGAGCCGGCCGCCGAGCGCCGTTGAGCGTCGCCGGAGGTCGTCGCCCGCATCATGGGTTGCTGTTTCGGAGCATCACGTCGTCGGTGACTATCGTTTGCGAGCTCACGGCTTGGCCGGTCGCCTGCTGAGACGCCGTGAGCGTGACCGTGAACTCCGCCGTCGAGGTCGTCGGACACCCGCCTCCGGCGGCAGCGAAGGCCAGGTTGGTGACGTTGCCGGCCACGGTCGCCAGCGTGATCGTGTTGCCGACGAGATCGTACGACGCGCGGATGAGGTACGGGCCGGCCGTGTTCGGCGTCGCGCTGTTCGACGCCGCCGCGAGGTAGTAGGAGACGTACCAGCCGCTGTACGGAATCACGCCGGACGAATTCGGGTCCGTAGCATAGATGCTGGAACCGTCGGTGAGGGTGATGGTCGCGAGATGCGGCAGCGCCGCGCTGATCTGCGGCGTCGTGCAGGACGTGTTGAACGTGACCGACGTCGCGCCGACGGTCTCCGTCTGCCCGTTGATCATCGTGCTCGACTGCCGGAGATCGCGCACCATCCGATCGACGGACACGCGCGCCCCCTGCTGGACCTGCGTCGCCAGGTCGCCCTTCCAGTACACCTTGAGGACGCTGAACAACAGGGAGAACATCGCGCCCGACGCCACCGACAGAATGAGCAGGACGACCATCAGCTCGATCAGCGTCATGCCCCCTTCGCTCGGGGGGATGCGGCAAGGCCGGCGGCGGTCTGTGTCCATCGCGCCTCTACGGTGTCACGAAGGTGCTCACGGTGACGCACCCGAGTCCGACCTGCACCGCGGCGCCGCCGGCCACGCAGCCGTTCGGTGAGCCGACGTTCCCCGACGTGTAGATCGTCTGACCGCGCACGGGCCAGTGCGTCGTCACCGACACATGATAGACGTACGATCCGGTCGGGGGCGTGTAGGGGTTCGTCGCCGAAAACCCGCTCGTGGAGCTGTTCCACGGCCAGTATTGGATCTGGACGTCGCGCGTGAAGTACGCCGCGCTCGGCGTCGTGCCGTTGCCATCCTGGTCGAAGTACTGGCTCGGCACCGCCCCGCTCCCGTAGTCACCGACGAGGTTGGGAAAGGACGTCAAGGGGGTGTTGCGGTAGAGCTCGACCTGCTGCTGCGCGAGATTCGTGCCGCGCGTCTGATCCTTGCCGTACAGCGCGAGCGCCATCGTCCGCGGGTACACGTCCGCCACCGTCAGCATCCCCATCGTCATGAGCACGATGGCGAACATGACCTCGATCAGGGTGAACCCGCCTTCGCCCGCGAGAGCGGGACGGATTGGCCCCATTGCCGTTAGGAGTCGCATAGGCGTACGCACGGTCGTATCGTCTGTTATGCCGTGCGGCGGGTGATTTTAGACGCGCGGACCGCCGCGGCGCGGGAGGCGCTCGAGCGCGGGGCCGCGCCAGGCGACGCGGGGGCGAAGGGCCGCGGCGGCGCCCACGAGGACCCAGAAGACCGGCGCCACGCTGACGTAGCTAAAGGAGAGCTGCAGTTGCGCGAGGTACGCGACGAAGCCGCCAAAGAGGCCGGCGGCAATGACCGGTGGATCCGCCAAGAGCGACCGCCGATCGTCTCCGCGCCGCAGCCCGTGATCGCCTGCCCCGCGGACGCGGGCGGCCCGCCACGTCATGCGAAGCACCGTGTACCAGAGCCAGACGTACGCCCCGAGCCCGACGAACCCCGCAGCGACCGCGTGTTGAAGGAGATCGTTGTGCGGACGATCCACGATCACGCTCTGCGTCGCGGCCGCCGGGAACACACGGACAAACGCCGGCGTCCCGTACGCCGGATAGACTTGCGCGAGCGTCTCGGG is part of the bacterium genome and harbors:
- a CDS encoding secretin N-terminal domain-containing protein, producing MRPARPILGPTVRLRLTAWAGALALLCTALPAGALAGTAADPATIQRIRTVVEAGAVEVGIEATGPIQYRTGVLSDPVRYVIDLPDTKNGVTWAAQPVEIGALQAVRVSQLTDAPPVTRIVIDLAKPVRWSIRQSSPGVIVARLELPQAHGPAASPWSDAAATPAPLDAGSAATGPERPTGAGTTGARGIVAQAPSNAPPAGVPGIMVAPQPSGTGGRTLTLDLRDAQLGDVIDALARLCGINVVTDSSVSGQKVTVHLVNVTCDEAFRYLLDANRLGYRRVGETLIVQPIAQLTPPPPGPVVRVYRLQYLQPPLGVPEALVGGSSSGSAQLTGGAGPVKKDIAALLQLFAGTGAQIAYDDRSNSLVVNGTPAQQEAVVTLLRQLDVPIPQVMVQTLVVDISATSLQSLGVEWSIANGVGFTEAAPGPGQFGIGPVTRDALMAKLHAFVQTGYAKVLSDPRLMTYDGQEALIFAGDQIPIVNTTTSGNPPVTSQTVTFQPIGVTLKFVPKINADRTIDVLVHPLVTTATSFTAATAQNPNGLPIIATREAVTSLRVAESDSVVIGGLMRYSDVKNLAKIPLLGDLPLIGELFRFHTNNHSESEVVIILTPRIVATGQPVQPQ
- the pilO gene encoding type 4a pilus biogenesis protein PilO, which encodes MISRRERLMLIVAIVLLGGIVFKYLIYDPQQAQYETLVTARDAAAAELARDERVIARAEQDRAEYDRIRTYIATVEQKLPLREEIPALLTAMEQFTQRVGVTFQSIRPGSLTPVTAPSTGSPAPQTGSRVQRPAPGQPPTRATAYSSVPVDITVTGTFAQTVEYLRGLRSFPRLVIVDSISLTPQIFPKLGVSIKAEIYTLGIPAEQALQGGH
- a CDS encoding PilN domain-containing protein; this encodes MIRINLLPQRSRRRLIPESGVVLVALLVIGALAGSYSWALWRNRQVAAQTAAINQKLVVARRQAAEVLALEATIADLKARESLLQSLEARQVPWPEMLTDLAGRTPRDAWLATAAVNSSGGLSLALQGSALSFDAVARFMTALGGSPFYSDVSLQAAQRTAVGTASAVQFGLSLSMRPLPSATTPAGPATKPATKEPSR
- the pilM gene encoding type IV pilus assembly protein PilM, yielding MARHSGALGVDIGSAAIKIVEISGDANGTAGRSGMAVRAAASTPTPAGTMEEGRITDPQAIGRALRELVQRAGIRTRRAVAAVNGQVALMREVRMPPLPPEEIRQAARFEVERYLPYPIAEVTFDSVVLGESRDNGNSRTDVLVVAARTDVLHQHAAALQAAGLEPAVLEVEPLAVARAVTSHAPSEHVTACIHLGSSVTMILVAEGEAPRVIRTVAFGATQLLETMASQLDAAGEAPSALLTRLAAAGEGGPPGLREALDDSLASLVTEIRRSLEYYGGRYRAVVPDRVVVTGGGAALPGITASLTTALDMPVTLGDPFADLGGPPDGGGPEPGAAYAVAAGLARRGVDE
- a CDS encoding prepilin-type N-terminal cleavage/methylation domain-containing protein, producing the protein MTLIELMVVLLILSVASGAMFSLLFSVLKVYWKGDLATQVQQGARVSVDRMVRDLRQSSTMINGQTETVGATSVTFNTSCTTPQISAALPHLATITLTDGSSIYATDPNSSGVIPYSGWYVSYYLAAASNSATPNTAGPYLIRASYDLVGNTITLATVAGNVTNLAFAAAGGGCPTTSTAEFTVTLTASQQATGQAVSSQTIVTDDVMLRNSNP
- a CDS encoding prepilin-type N-terminal cleavage/methylation domain-containing protein, translating into MGPIRPALAGEGGFTLIEVMFAIVLMTMGMLTVADVYPRTMALALYGKDQTRGTNLAQQQVELYRNTPLTSFPNLVGDYGSGAVPSQYFDQDGNGTTPSAAYFTRDVQIQYWPWNSSTSGFSATNPYTPPTGSYVYHVSVTTHWPVRGQTIYTSGNVGSPNGCVAGGAAVQVGLGCVTVSTFVTP